A section of the Methanosarcina mazei S-6 genome encodes:
- a CDS encoding DUF2971 domain-containing protein yields MYEKHYCFEPPDKDSTTIWKYLKFQYFISLLDKNSLFFAKPKLFEDPYEGSYSNANLTEMNKLLEKYDETSLIDQNIRTLLNNSKEDNVVLNCWHRNKEESAAMWKLYSDDNEGISIKSDFDRLKNCFSECPYPVYIGKVKYIDWNIEKIPQQNVFSPYLYKRRSFEHENEIRALVHTIKHDGEICYTDKNQVLQKHELINNGVYVPISLDILIEKIYVSPKSSKWFLDLVKSISKMYGLNKEIIRSNLYDGPS; encoded by the coding sequence ATGTATGAGAAACATTACTGCTTCGAGCCCCCAGATAAAGATTCAACTACAATTTGGAAATATCTAAAATTTCAATATTTTATTTCTTTACTGGATAAAAACAGTTTATTTTTCGCTAAACCCAAATTATTTGAAGATCCTTATGAAGGCTCTTATTCAAATGCTAACCTAACTGAAATGAATAAACTCCTAGAAAAATACGATGAAACCTCTCTAATAGATCAAAACATACGTACTTTACTTAATAACTCAAAAGAAGATAATGTAGTTTTGAACTGTTGGCACAGGAATAAAGAGGAATCTGCTGCTATGTGGAAACTTTATTCAGATGACAATGAAGGTATTTCAATTAAATCCGACTTTGACAGATTAAAAAATTGTTTTTCTGAGTGTCCATATCCGGTATATATTGGAAAAGTAAAGTATATTGATTGGAATATTGAGAAAATACCTCAACAGAACGTTTTTTCACCTTACCTATATAAAAGGAGAAGTTTTGAACATGAAAACGAAATTCGAGCGTTAGTTCATACAATAAAACATGATGGTGAGATATGTTATACAGATAAAAACCAAGTTTTGCAAAAGCATGAATTAATTAATAATGGTGTATACGTTCCAATTTCATTGGATATTTTGATTGAAAAGATATATGTTTCTCCCAAGTCTTCAAAGTGGTTCTTAGATTTAGTGAAATCAATTTCAAAAATGTACGGGTTGAACAAAGAAATTATTCGATCGAATTTATACGATGGTCCATCTTAA
- a CDS encoding DNA topoisomerase 2-like domain-containing protein, with protein sequence MATGEWYKDYNAIQRKSPAGSGGASWAAYLRQKTAVEKGYAEAYKELDYAAQEEGVSAERPMISGSMSQAQHQELLQKYLSNINNEVLKKNVTLALKDVQSQGVAAGVSVGLPSLANLTHENAQSFIDTYINTVNQRIYVNYATTAVNDLHSQGIAGGVNVAVPVVSGSLTQASVQNIIDNYQSQVNNALIVKSTQDAINSVASQAKQYGVSVSTPNVSGNITEDSANKMIDSYVSQVNSAILVKNTQDSLKSIQVQAASYGVTLAAPSVSSSITETAANALIDKYVADVNTKLSTMAATEAQAQAVSSSQIQTSQVLNNALVGSLTTFSPTQTVTEGGITKTYTIENGKLYNVGVKGNLYALSEYELSHDVKNVEYDSKGNITYYEIGTPTGWTTSTYEKAQQSQQTAAIAQVKAGTYVAPEVKGSGLAYKVALSNADQKELIRERESNPKLTELQFRLDRGLSVVTVAGSYVEPKFKGGNKSANANTVKKSELNTAKISTKLTGSEKLAKINASSSINSSVVARSGTAKDVKAVKLSVKDVNIKESAKHPGQIQLKDGTWVNQIEKVGNGSVKEAITVIGAVKSLEEADKLYQQKLAGSYNPVSRKDITSGDTKTVIHGTVTNEYAKAKHDKIVADIKAAKQLAVEIEKTFKPILDAREKVVNPITVQGKFGTGAANVTYKSGKYEKTAGTYRSELKAAQQNAKIPITNKTSEKDKKIILAAQAYLESHNMNADLVSASFVGSKAVPFKTVDQLNYEKTLKSDIPTFAAMAKLNKKFQDTFSYKNVTGKASKELGEINKEVAEFLDLPSLAEIEKKRDALIPDIQFKVTQPGKATREYTLKDKHREAQEVVYSNKYGKAVMDTTYDALESGRTKPVTAAATVAAMYASGAIAGVVVEGGLGLTALGASKIAAKAGAGTLISKGAGVAAKYIPTAGRLTLGTYVGVEGAKTVMSGDAQKTVNFITSLAVGGMGYSKGAKIVKDPISIIPGVKTVKLQEVTAGHGTTVKDITVGETFSIGGKSVISRNANGGFVRGAPSLPVEMSKTLSIEGKLENRLIQAFDKADNAAFEATARRWSGESDVLLFKSGKKISDVAYGLNKPVTTPKKFEITSEHVPNDIKPIVKDTIVAFGKGKSQGIEVYGSVAQKAQMKGYLSRIPQDIEVSVSSTDKFIALFKTKAVKAGFKESVDFRITKVEADAPKIEFKIDGKWQKGVEVFSSKAGKNKDMPGYRSEDRIAFGYEKLGSLKVEDIKMMKLQEQAARKHAGATSLQGGEIKPVHPGRSKDIRDLIEIGVANEVTFKTGISKEIIQYARLYSAKNPSVKESPIAEYLISEGKIPSKPEFNVLTSGILKKSEMMHIITRMESFEKELQALDDILRAYKAVQDNLAIKQTPKMPNASYRAVRQIRARQSPAVISSKKSNTNVAKKGVSARFRQSVKPKAIEKDILYVSKSKATGIKDLKNLANVSKTLGSKVIGSKAIGSKALGFRVTESSKPISISKANGKAVSKVVKSKGTTTLSRAVPIRVTPSKTIPSKATTSKIKPSKAIPSKTIPSKTTPSKATPSKTTPSRMIPSRAVPSKSVPSKSIPSRSIQSKARPKRVNSKSSVSSVGRKPTPSKPVPVPTPKIKSNSKGIKRYTNKKNFERDIKNVLGSMKSMFG encoded by the coding sequence ATGGCAACAGGCGAATGGTATAAGGATTACAACGCTATACAAAGGAAATCACCAGCAGGTTCAGGTGGTGCTTCATGGGCTGCATATTTACGGCAAAAGACTGCAGTAGAAAAAGGGTATGCTGAAGCCTATAAAGAACTCGATTATGCAGCACAGGAAGAAGGTGTATCTGCAGAACGTCCTATGATATCTGGGAGTATGTCGCAGGCTCAACACCAGGAACTTTTACAGAAATATCTTTCAAATATTAATAACGAAGTATTAAAAAAGAATGTGACTTTAGCTTTAAAAGACGTTCAAAGTCAAGGTGTAGCCGCTGGTGTAAGTGTTGGGCTGCCTTCATTGGCAAATCTTACACACGAAAATGCACAATCATTTATTGACACTTATATAAATACTGTTAATCAGAGAATTTATGTTAATTATGCAACCACAGCAGTAAATGATTTACACTCTCAAGGTATAGCAGGCGGTGTAAATGTTGCTGTACCTGTTGTTTCAGGTAGTTTAACTCAGGCTAGTGTTCAAAATATTATAGATAACTACCAGTCACAGGTAAACAATGCTTTAATTGTAAAATCAACGCAGGATGCTATTAACAGTGTAGCCTCTCAAGCTAAACAGTACGGAGTAAGTGTTTCAACTCCTAACGTAAGTGGTAACATTACTGAAGACTCTGCAAATAAAATGATAGACAGCTATGTCTCACAAGTAAACAGTGCAATACTTGTTAAAAACACTCAGGACTCACTTAAGAGCATTCAGGTTCAGGCTGCAAGTTATGGTGTGACTTTAGCAGCTCCTTCTGTATCTTCAAGTATCACAGAAACGGCAGCAAACGCGCTTATTGATAAATACGTAGCTGACGTAAACACTAAACTGTCAACCATGGCAGCTACAGAAGCACAGGCTCAGGCAGTAAGCAGTAGTCAAATACAAACCTCTCAAGTACTTAATAATGCACTTGTAGGTTCGCTAACTACTTTTAGTCCGACTCAAACCGTCACAGAAGGCGGGATTACAAAAACTTATACGATAGAAAACGGAAAATTGTATAATGTTGGTGTTAAAGGTAACTTATACGCATTAAGTGAATATGAATTATCTCATGATGTAAAAAATGTAGAATACGACTCTAAAGGAAACATAACCTATTACGAAATTGGTACTCCTACAGGTTGGACTACTAGCACATATGAAAAAGCTCAACAGTCTCAGCAGACTGCAGCAATAGCACAAGTAAAAGCAGGCACTTACGTTGCACCGGAAGTAAAAGGTAGTGGATTAGCATATAAAGTAGCTTTAAGCAACGCAGACCAAAAAGAGTTAATTCGTGAGCGCGAAAGCAACCCTAAATTAACAGAGTTACAATTTAGGTTAGATCGTGGGCTTTCTGTTGTTACAGTAGCAGGCTCATATGTAGAGCCAAAATTTAAAGGTGGGAACAAGTCAGCTAATGCTAATACTGTTAAAAAGTCAGAGCTTAATACTGCAAAAATATCAACAAAGCTTACAGGCAGTGAAAAATTAGCTAAGATTAACGCAAGTAGTAGCATAAATTCTAGTGTGGTTGCGAGATCTGGAACTGCTAAAGACGTAAAAGCCGTAAAACTTTCTGTTAAGGATGTTAATATAAAAGAGTCTGCTAAACACCCAGGACAAATACAACTAAAAGATGGCACTTGGGTTAACCAAATAGAAAAAGTAGGTAATGGCAGCGTAAAAGAAGCTATAACAGTTATAGGTGCTGTAAAGTCACTTGAAGAAGCAGATAAACTTTACCAGCAGAAATTAGCAGGAAGCTATAACCCTGTGTCCAGAAAAGATATCACTAGTGGAGACACTAAAACTGTAATCCATGGTACTGTGACTAACGAATACGCAAAAGCAAAACATGATAAAATTGTTGCCGATATAAAAGCCGCTAAACAATTAGCAGTAGAAATAGAGAAAACCTTTAAACCTATACTTGATGCAAGGGAAAAAGTTGTAAATCCGATTACAGTACAAGGTAAGTTTGGTACAGGTGCAGCTAACGTCACATATAAAAGCGGAAAATACGAAAAAACTGCAGGTACATATAGATCAGAACTTAAAGCAGCTCAACAGAATGCAAAGATACCAATCACAAATAAAACAAGTGAAAAAGATAAAAAGATAATACTTGCAGCTCAAGCGTATTTAGAGTCTCATAATATGAATGCTGATTTAGTTTCTGCATCTTTTGTAGGTAGTAAAGCGGTACCATTTAAAACAGTGGATCAGCTAAATTATGAAAAAACTTTGAAAAGTGATATACCTACATTTGCAGCAATGGCAAAATTAAATAAAAAGTTTCAGGATACTTTTTCATATAAGAATGTGACTGGGAAAGCTAGTAAAGAATTAGGTGAAATAAATAAAGAAGTTGCTGAATTTTTGGATTTGCCAAGTCTGGCTGAAATTGAAAAGAAACGTGATGCTCTGATACCAGACATACAATTTAAAGTCACTCAACCAGGGAAAGCGACTAGAGAATATACACTAAAAGATAAGCATCGAGAGGCGCAAGAGGTTGTATACAGTAATAAGTATGGAAAAGCAGTAATGGATACTACATATGATGCTTTAGAGTCTGGAAGAACTAAGCCAGTGACGGCAGCAGCTACAGTAGCAGCAATGTATGCTAGTGGTGCTATAGCTGGTGTTGTTGTTGAGGGTGGTTTAGGTTTAACGGCTCTAGGAGCTAGTAAAATAGCTGCTAAAGCAGGCGCAGGTACTTTAATAAGTAAAGGTGCTGGTGTTGCAGCTAAATATATCCCAACTGCAGGAAGGTTAACACTAGGTACTTATGTCGGTGTTGAGGGTGCAAAAACTGTAATGTCAGGTGATGCACAAAAAACGGTTAATTTCATAACCTCATTAGCTGTAGGCGGTATGGGTTACTCTAAAGGTGCAAAAATTGTAAAAGATCCAATTTCGATAATTCCAGGTGTTAAAACAGTAAAATTACAAGAAGTAACTGCTGGGCATGGTACAACTGTTAAAGATATTACAGTTGGAGAAACCTTTTCAATAGGTGGAAAATCTGTGATCTCTCGAAATGCAAATGGCGGGTTTGTGAGAGGTGCACCTTCATTACCTGTTGAAATGTCAAAAACTTTGAGTATAGAAGGTAAACTTGAAAACAGACTTATACAGGCTTTTGACAAAGCAGATAATGCAGCCTTTGAGGCAACTGCTAGAAGGTGGTCCGGTGAATCTGATGTTTTATTATTTAAGTCGGGTAAAAAAATATCTGATGTGGCATATGGGTTAAACAAACCTGTTACAACTCCAAAGAAATTTGAGATTACAAGTGAGCATGTACCTAATGACATAAAACCAATTGTGAAAGACACTATAGTAGCTTTTGGGAAAGGAAAGTCACAGGGTATAGAAGTTTATGGATCTGTAGCCCAGAAGGCACAAATGAAGGGTTATTTAAGCAGAATCCCACAAGATATCGAAGTATCAGTCTCATCAACAGATAAATTTATTGCATTATTTAAAACAAAGGCTGTTAAAGCAGGTTTTAAAGAGAGTGTAGATTTCAGAATAACTAAAGTAGAGGCTGATGCTCCAAAGATTGAATTTAAGATAGATGGGAAATGGCAAAAAGGTGTTGAAGTATTCTCATCTAAAGCAGGTAAAAATAAAGACATGCCAGGATACAGGTCTGAAGATAGAATTGCATTCGGATATGAAAAATTAGGATCTTTAAAAGTTGAAGACATTAAAATGATGAAGTTGCAAGAACAGGCTGCTAGAAAACATGCTGGTGCAACATCATTACAGGGCGGGGAAATAAAGCCAGTTCACCCAGGAAGATCAAAAGATATACGTGATCTTATTGAAATTGGTGTAGCTAATGAAGTCACATTTAAAACTGGAATTTCAAAAGAGATTATCCAATATGCAAGACTATATTCTGCAAAGAATCCAAGTGTAAAAGAATCACCAATTGCAGAGTATCTGATAAGCGAGGGTAAAATACCATCTAAACCAGAATTTAATGTTTTGACATCAGGCATATTAAAAAAATCTGAAATGATGCATATTATAACGAGAATGGAGAGCTTTGAGAAAGAACTTCAAGCCCTTGATGATATTCTCAGAGCTTATAAAGCAGTACAGGATAATTTGGCAATAAAACAAACACCTAAAATGCCTAATGCATCATACAGGGCAGTAAGACAGATAAGAGCAAGACAGTCACCTGCTGTAATTAGTAGCAAAAAAAGCAATACAAACGTAGCTAAAAAAGGTGTATCAGCTAGATTTAGACAATCTGTAAAGCCTAAAGCAATTGAAAAAGATATACTTTATGTAAGTAAATCAAAAGCTACTGGTATAAAGGATTTAAAAAATCTGGCAAACGTGTCAAAAACATTAGGATCTAAGGTAATAGGATCAAAAGCAATAGGATCTAAGGCTTTAGGGTTTAGAGTGACAGAAAGTAGCAAGCCAATATCAATATCGAAAGCTAATGGTAAAGCTGTTTCAAAGGTTGTAAAATCTAAAGGTACAACAACACTAAGCAGAGCAGTACCTATAAGAGTTACACCAAGTAAAACAATACCCTCAAAGGCTACTACAAGTAAAATAAAACCTTCAAAGGCTATACCTAGTAAAACTATACCTTCAAAGACTACTCCAAGCAAGGCAACACCATCAAAGACTACTCCAAGCAGGATGATTCCAAGCAGGGCTGTTCCAAGTAAATCCGTGCCTTCTAAATCAATACCAAGCAGATCAATACAATCAAAAGCACGTCCAAAACGTGTAAATTCAAAATCTAGTGTAAGTTCTGTAGGTAGAAAACCAACACCTTCTAAACCTGTACCAGTACCAACACCTAAAATAAAATCAAATTCAAAAGGCATAAAGAGATATACAAATAAGAAAAACTTCGAGCGTGACATTAAAAACGTTCTAGGAAGTATGAAAAGTATGTTTGGGTGA
- a CDS encoding DUF4352 domain-containing protein produces the protein MKFKNSLLLLLVISFIVAAAGCFSDNNDDGVQQATPQQQPTPVKGSIHNPAGINETLTIKSGGEVYNFSVVQVIRGNEINSNENPAPGFEYLLVDVKLAYNHLFRDERAYVYSDEFNAYCDNVECKLASVYVTSNMTVFDDGNLMPGGIKEGWIAYTVPKGKEVVIGYQPGAYTGSNCFVSVGSK, from the coding sequence ATGAAATTTAAAAATAGTTTGTTACTTCTTCTAGTTATATCATTTATCGTAGCTGCTGCAGGCTGTTTTTCAGATAACAATGACGATGGAGTGCAGCAAGCAACTCCTCAACAGCAACCAACACCAGTTAAGGGAAGTATCCATAACCCCGCAGGAATAAACGAAACCTTAACGATCAAATCCGGAGGTGAAGTTTACAATTTCAGTGTAGTACAAGTCATTAGAGGTAATGAGATAAATAGTAATGAAAACCCTGCTCCTGGATTCGAGTATCTTTTAGTAGATGTGAAACTTGCTTACAACCATCTTTTCCGTGACGAACGCGCATATGTATATAGTGACGAGTTCAATGCTTATTGTGACAACGTAGAGTGTAAGCTCGCTAGTGTTTATGTGACAAGTAATATGACCGTATTCGATGATGGTAATCTAATGCCTGGTGGCATAAAAGAAGGATGGATTGCTTATACTGTACCTAAAGGCAAAGAAGTAGTCATAGGCTATCAACCAGGTGCCTATACAGGTAGTAATTGTTTTGTTTCAGTAGGCAGTAAATAA